In one Steroidobacteraceae bacterium genomic region, the following are encoded:
- a CDS encoding dienelactone hydrolase family protein yields the protein MQLLPIQYRAGDRALTGFLADGSGGRRTAGVLVAHESPGLTAHSKERAAALAALGYVAFALDLFGRHDLELDDARRLSAEVMTTPGVMYQRAHAALEVLAAQEHVDSTRLAAIGFCLGGVTVLELARHGDPLQCVIGFHPGLKRPAGSPDGPITANVLMMMGDLDPIAPQADREEFARSMTAARARWELHVFGGVGHSFTNPAIDSYGLDGFRFDAEATRRSWSLALSFLELHLQRTNDDGGGGS from the coding sequence ATGCAATTGCTGCCGATTCAATACCGGGCCGGCGATCGAGCCCTGACGGGTTTCCTTGCCGATGGCTCCGGGGGTCGACGGACAGCCGGAGTGCTCGTGGCTCACGAGTCGCCGGGTTTGACCGCGCACTCGAAGGAGCGTGCCGCAGCGCTCGCGGCACTGGGCTACGTAGCGTTTGCCCTCGACCTGTTTGGCCGCCACGATCTCGAATTGGACGACGCGCGCCGCCTGTCGGCGGAGGTCATGACGACTCCGGGCGTCATGTATCAACGCGCTCATGCGGCGCTCGAGGTGCTGGCGGCACAGGAGCACGTTGACTCGACGCGATTGGCGGCGATCGGTTTTTGCCTGGGCGGTGTTACAGTGCTCGAACTCGCGCGCCACGGGGATCCGCTGCAGTGTGTCATTGGGTTTCATCCGGGGCTCAAGCGACCGGCCGGCAGCCCTGATGGCCCGATCACCGCCAACGTCCTGATGATGATGGGCGATCTAGATCCGATTGCGCCACAGGCCGATCGGGAGGAGTTCGCGCGTAGCATGACAGCGGCCCGTGCGCGCTGGGAGTTGCATGTCTTTGGCGGCGTTGGTCATTCGTTCACGAATCCGGCCATTGACAGCTACGGTCTAGATGGATTTCGCTTCGATGCGGAGGCCACCCGCCGAAGCTGGTCTCTCGCGTTGTCATTTCTTGAGTTGCATCTGCAGCGTACGAACGATGACGGCGGAGGCGGTTCGTGA
- a CDS encoding M20/M25/M40 family metallo-hydrolase: MFKRVVQVFGVLLWFLGWSVHAHAAAQGTVDKAVEILGRSVGFDTVAGRGKVPAYAAYLRDELLAAGFAPGDVQVEPFGETATLTAYLRGRSHTAPIVLNAHMDVVEADPKDWIRNPFVMETDGQYFYGRGVLDNKFGLTMLVTTLITLKNEHFVPAHDLILVLTGDEETTQATAAAIAPRFKGARFVLNADAGGGTLGDDGQPLYYSLQAGEKTYADFKVTVTNPGGHSSRPTAHNAIVDMAGALSRVAAFQFPAERSELTQAYFRETARQVPGELGAAMARFAADPDDAAAVAELSSRPEYVGQIRTTCVPTMINGGHAENALPQRVVANINCRIFPGNAPEAIRRKLQELVGDAGDVSLPAEFPKSEVSPLDARLLKAVRAAVDLRQRKLAIIPSMSPGTTDSVFFRREGIASYGVSGIFMKSSDNFAHGLNERVPVDAVPFALDHWHKLLTLLSR, translated from the coding sequence ATGTTCAAACGTGTCGTACAGGTTTTCGGTGTGCTGCTGTGGTTTCTCGGTTGGTCGGTCCACGCGCATGCCGCAGCGCAGGGAACGGTCGACAAGGCAGTCGAGATTCTTGGACGCTCCGTCGGTTTCGATACCGTGGCCGGGCGTGGCAAGGTGCCAGCCTATGCGGCGTATCTGCGCGATGAGCTGCTGGCAGCCGGTTTTGCCCCGGGCGACGTGCAAGTCGAACCCTTTGGCGAGACCGCGACGTTGACGGCCTATCTGCGAGGGCGAAGTCATACTGCGCCCATTGTGCTCAATGCCCACATGGATGTTGTGGAGGCAGACCCCAAGGACTGGATACGCAACCCATTCGTGATGGAAACGGACGGTCAGTACTTCTATGGTCGCGGCGTCCTCGACAACAAATTCGGATTGACGATGCTGGTGACGACACTCATCACTCTCAAGAATGAACATTTCGTTCCGGCGCACGATCTGATTCTGGTATTGACCGGCGACGAAGAGACGACACAGGCCACTGCTGCGGCCATTGCGCCACGCTTCAAGGGTGCGCGATTCGTGCTTAATGCCGATGCCGGCGGCGGGACGCTTGGCGACGATGGCCAGCCACTCTATTACAGCTTGCAGGCGGGCGAGAAGACCTATGCGGATTTCAAGGTCACTGTAACCAATCCCGGCGGACATTCCAGCCGGCCAACTGCGCACAATGCCATCGTCGATATGGCCGGCGCACTGTCGCGGGTTGCGGCCTTCCAGTTTCCGGCTGAGCGAAGCGAACTCACGCAAGCGTATTTTCGCGAAACGGCACGGCAGGTCCCCGGCGAGCTGGGTGCGGCGATGGCTCGATTTGCGGCCGATCCCGACGATGCGGCCGCCGTGGCCGAATTGAGTTCCCGCCCCGAGTATGTGGGCCAGATACGCACGACCTGCGTGCCGACCATGATCAATGGAGGCCATGCGGAAAATGCCCTGCCGCAGCGGGTGGTCGCCAACATCAATTGCCGGATATTTCCTGGTAATGCACCCGAGGCGATCCGCAGGAAACTGCAGGAACTCGTCGGTGATGCGGGCGATGTCAGCCTGCCAGCCGAATTTCCAAAAAGCGAAGTATCGCCGCTCGATGCCAGGTTGCTGAAGGCCGTGCGGGCCGCGGTCGACCTGCGGCAGCGCAAACTCGCCATCATTCCCAGCATGTCGCCCGGAACGACCGACAGCGTGTTCTTTCGTCGCGAGGGTATCGCGAGTTATGGAGTCTCCGGAATCTTCATGAAATCATCGGACAATTTTGCCCATGGACTCAATGAACGCGTCCCCGTCGATGCCGTGCCGTTTGCACTCGATCATTGGCACAAGCTGCTGACACTGTTGTCGCGATGA
- a CDS encoding SDR family oxidoreductase → MAGIAVVTGGAGGIGAATCRALARTGRAVVCADIATEAGARFASDCQSENLAVSFQPLDVSDEQSWHRLRDVLAAMGQQPAILVNNAGIDVVKDIFATTGEDWDRLFRVNMKGMFLGAKVLARDMHAWALANDQHASIINMSSICGLIGVPFQTAYCATKGAVRMFSKALALELAALKLRIRVNSIHPGSVDTAFAAQCLKELGEVGFAPSPEEARAAIDRAHPIGQMAKPEEIADAIVFLASEQSRFMTGSELVVDGGYTSQ, encoded by the coding sequence GTGGCAGGCATTGCGGTTGTTACGGGTGGCGCCGGCGGCATTGGTGCGGCGACCTGTCGCGCTCTTGCCAGGACGGGCAGGGCAGTCGTTTGTGCAGATATTGCGACTGAGGCTGGCGCGCGCTTTGCGTCGGACTGCCAGTCGGAGAATCTGGCGGTCAGTTTTCAACCGCTCGATGTCTCGGACGAGCAATCCTGGCACCGGTTGCGAGATGTGCTGGCGGCGATGGGACAACAGCCCGCGATACTGGTCAACAACGCGGGAATCGACGTCGTCAAGGACATCTTTGCGACGACGGGCGAGGACTGGGATCGCCTTTTTCGCGTCAATATGAAGGGGATGTTCCTCGGCGCAAAGGTATTGGCGCGCGACATGCATGCCTGGGCGTTGGCGAATGACCAGCACGCGAGCATCATCAACATGTCCTCGATCTGCGGGCTGATTGGCGTCCCGTTTCAGACCGCCTATTGCGCGACCAAAGGCGCGGTGCGCATGTTCAGCAAGGCCCTTGCACTGGAACTGGCTGCCCTGAAATTGCGCATCCGCGTAAATTCCATCCATCCGGGCAGCGTCGATACCGCTTTTGCGGCGCAGTGCCTGAAGGAGTTGGGGGAGGTTGGCTTTGCACCCTCGCCCGAGGAGGCGCGTGCAGCGATCGACCGCGCGCATCCGATCGGCCAGATGGCAAAACCCGAGGAAATCGCCGACGCGATCGTATTCCTGGCTTCGGAGCAGTCACGATTCATGACAGGTTCCGAACTCGTGGTCGATGGCGGCTACACCAGTCAGTAG
- a CDS encoding GFA family protein, which yields MITHKGGCHCGRVRFEVDAPEHLTIDVCNCSICQCSGYRHLIVPASQFRLLSGDDGLTSYQFNTRTARHLFCSTCGIKSFYVPRSHPDGISVNANCMDPGTITGMTLRQIDGRNWEAQFPRGRGSFD from the coding sequence GTGATAACCCACAAGGGTGGTTGCCATTGCGGACGCGTGCGTTTCGAGGTGGATGCTCCGGAGCATCTCACGATCGATGTCTGCAACTGCTCGATCTGCCAGTGTTCCGGGTATCGTCATCTGATCGTTCCAGCGAGTCAGTTTCGCCTGTTGTCGGGAGACGATGGGCTCACGAGCTACCAGTTCAATACACGCACTGCCCGGCATCTTTTCTGTTCGACCTGCGGCATCAAGTCGTTCTACGTGCCGCGATCGCATCCCGATGGAATCAGTGTGAATGCGAACTGCATGGATCCCGGCACGATCACCGGCATGACGTTGCGGCAGATCGATGGCCGCAACTGGGAGGCGCAGTTTCCGCGCGGTCGCGGCTCCTTCGACTAG
- a CDS encoding succinylglutamate desuccinylase/aspartoacylase family protein — protein sequence MRLDQLRAIPARLAEIELHDIQSALPNPTLISVAGEEGPPLFVSTLLHGNETTSFAVLQALARRFAIARPPRELLIFVGNVEAAAAGERLLGGQPDFNRIWSGGGTGFHAIAAEVTRIARNAQPYASVDIHNNTGRNPHYGCINVPQPPHLELARWFAPIAVSTRTPLTTQSMAFGQFCPALALECGLSTDTDGASHVLEYLQRVMAVRRIPPLDISASDFSLFETAGRMVIDPEVSFSFGDGATEAVFRSDLDSLNFRDLQAGEILGRCEGDALPIRLLDEYDTDLTSDYLALQGRDIVLRQPVTPGMLTRDHRAVRQDCLGYLMHPATRRKNPSRRGPMGAGTVK from the coding sequence ATGAGACTTGATCAACTGCGTGCCATCCCAGCGCGTCTTGCGGAAATCGAATTGCACGATATCCAGAGTGCCCTGCCGAACCCGACACTCATCAGCGTCGCCGGCGAGGAGGGTCCGCCTTTGTTCGTTTCGACGTTGCTGCATGGCAACGAGACGACGAGTTTCGCCGTCCTGCAAGCGCTGGCGCGTCGCTTTGCCATCGCCCGGCCGCCGCGTGAGCTGTTGATTTTCGTGGGCAATGTCGAAGCCGCTGCGGCGGGTGAGCGCCTGCTCGGGGGCCAACCCGATTTCAACCGGATCTGGTCGGGCGGCGGCACGGGTTTTCACGCGATCGCGGCCGAAGTCACGCGCATTGCGCGCAACGCCCAGCCCTACGCAAGTGTGGATATTCACAACAACACCGGCCGCAATCCGCATTATGGCTGTATCAATGTTCCGCAGCCGCCACACCTGGAGCTCGCACGATGGTTCGCGCCGATTGCGGTGAGCACGCGAACTCCACTTACGACGCAATCGATGGCCTTCGGCCAATTCTGTCCCGCCCTGGCACTCGAGTGCGGCTTGAGTACTGATACCGACGGCGCTTCGCATGTGCTCGAATATTTGCAGCGAGTGATGGCGGTTCGCCGAATTCCGCCCCTCGACATCAGTGCTTCGGATTTCTCCCTGTTCGAAACTGCGGGACGAATGGTCATCGATCCGGAAGTCAGTTTTTCGTTTGGTGACGGTGCGACGGAAGCTGTGTTCCGTTCGGATCTCGATAGCCTGAATTTTCGAGATCTGCAGGCCGGAGAGATTCTGGGCCGGTGCGAGGGTGATGCGCTGCCAATCCGTTTGCTCGACGAATACGATACCGATTTGACAAGCGACTATCTGGCCCTGCAGGGCAGGGATATCGTTTTGCGCCAGCCAGTGACTCCCGGCATGCTGACACGTGATCATCGTGCGGTCCGCCAGGACTGCCTGGGCTACCTGATGCACCCGGCGACACGGAGGAAAAACCCGAGTCGGCGGGGACCAATGGGAGCGGGCACTGTAAAGTAG
- a CDS encoding zinc ABC transporter substrate-binding protein translates to MRKILRTALIALFVVGTHSASAAVKILATTTDWAALAREIGGDQVDIYTATSALQDVHRVEAKPSLIARARSADLVFATGAQLEIGWLPVLLQESGNARIQPGQPGYFEAASQVALLEKPSAVDRAMGDIHPQGNPHLQLDPRNIAAIARALSARLAAIDSANAGLYATRGDDFAKRWQSAMARWQDSAARLKGVPVVVIHRDQVYLCHWLGLEEVAAIEPKPGVPPSAGYLAQLVARLKSSPPRMILRSAYSDGKSAEWLAGKIGVPVVLLPFSVGGTKEADNLFALFDDTINRLLGAAK, encoded by the coding sequence ATGAGAAAGATACTTCGCACGGCGCTCATCGCACTATTTGTCGTCGGGACACACTCCGCCTCGGCCGCGGTCAAGATCCTCGCGACCACGACGGATTGGGCGGCACTTGCCAGGGAGATCGGCGGCGACCAAGTCGACATCTACACAGCGACCTCGGCATTGCAGGACGTTCACCGCGTCGAAGCCAAACCCAGCCTGATCGCCCGGGCGCGTTCGGCCGATCTCGTGTTCGCAACCGGCGCTCAGCTCGAGATAGGCTGGCTCCCCGTATTGCTTCAGGAATCGGGCAACGCGCGCATTCAGCCCGGCCAGCCGGGCTACTTCGAGGCCGCATCGCAAGTGGCACTTCTTGAAAAACCCAGCGCTGTCGATCGCGCCATGGGCGATATACACCCTCAGGGCAATCCGCACCTGCAGCTCGATCCGCGCAATATCGCCGCAATTGCGCGTGCACTTTCTGCGCGCCTGGCCGCGATCGACTCGGCCAATGCAGGTCTGTACGCGACTCGCGGCGATGATTTTGCGAAGCGCTGGCAGAGCGCAATGGCGCGCTGGCAAGACTCCGCCGCAAGATTGAAGGGCGTACCAGTGGTGGTCATCCACCGCGATCAGGTCTACTTGTGCCACTGGCTGGGTCTCGAGGAGGTCGCTGCGATCGAGCCCAAGCCGGGGGTGCCACCAAGCGCCGGCTACCTCGCACAGCTGGTCGCGCGACTCAAATCATCGCCGCCGCGGATGATCCTGCGCAGCGCCTACAGCGACGGCAAATCGGCAGAATGGCTCGCCGGAAAAATTGGCGTACCGGTCGTACTCCTGCCCTTCTCCGTCGGCGGCACCAAGGAGGCCGACAACCTCTTTGCATTGTTCGACGACACAATCAACCGCTTGCTGGGAGCCGCCAAATGA
- a CDS encoding M4 family metallopeptidase, whose product MDRTLSRRAVPALAFLLIGATAYAESAAPVRNPDAIRSLAAEKAGTEVSVSPATGTVRFMRRPRSAAAARAPSGARTATSDQTLRNNSSAFISSHASALGLRTGAAELKLRRAYRDDLGLAHLTYTQEYAGLPVFGAVLKTHLDANGEVVAVTGTMVPDIDVSSAPSRSAAQASAAAVKFVAGPTRAKDLSARNSRLLIYREGLAKGVDGANHLAYEVEVGNGDNVREFVYVDAHSGKVIEQLTGTPDAMNRRAYDGQNLPFVPPTYPGTPFWVEGQALPTGVAEADNMIAASKDTYDFYFRGFGRDSFDGAGATMDSIFNRGYACPNASWNGIFISFCPGMTSDDVTGHEWSHAYTEYTDGLIYAWQPGALNEASSDIFGETIDRLNGRGTDTPDNARSADACTVFGGTPPPTLTISGGSAAGSYYARASVNEPPRPFTVGPTPMALASPAGACTAVTGVAGSIAIVDWTLNAAGGNECGSGTRAANALAAGATGIIFVAPPAGLLNLGASTAIASVEVTYEDGARIKGGLPASATIELGVGTDNSVRWLVGEDDTAVGLEGALRDMWTPACYGNPGKVSAPEYSCSAADNGGVHNNSGVDNHAYALMVDGGDYNGQSIRGIGLTKAAHVYFRAKTQYQGPATDFADHADALEQSCSDLVGVNLASLTTGAPSGESITADDCAQVAKSMLAVEMRSPPVQCGFQPLLAKEPPALCPAGTRYRRIYLQDVNKANPRELRDTDWRASHDGTTVDFTRRDWVIATQLPGDRRGKAFFGADPTFGTCAPGGDETAVLHLDSPTIELEDKVKSPRLAFDHWVATEAGWDGGNIKISVNRGPWQIINASDIIYNPYNATLFTAAQGNTNPIAGEPAFTGTDGGSVEGSWGQTIIDLSPYAKAKDKIRLRFDIGNDGCGGNVGWYVDDVEVFWCRDR is encoded by the coding sequence ATGGATCGGACTTTGTCTCGACGGGCGGTTCCCGCTCTGGCTTTCCTTTTGATCGGTGCCACGGCCTATGCTGAATCGGCCGCGCCCGTTCGAAATCCCGACGCGATACGCAGTCTTGCGGCCGAAAAGGCTGGTACGGAAGTCAGCGTCAGTCCCGCGACCGGCACGGTGCGATTCATGCGCCGGCCGCGTTCCGCGGCTGCTGCACGCGCACCCTCGGGGGCGCGCACTGCGACGAGTGACCAGACACTGCGCAACAACTCCAGCGCGTTCATATCGAGTCACGCGAGCGCGCTCGGTCTGCGCACTGGTGCGGCGGAACTCAAGCTGCGTCGCGCCTACCGGGACGACCTGGGCCTTGCCCACCTGACCTACACGCAGGAGTACGCGGGCTTGCCCGTGTTCGGTGCAGTTCTGAAGACGCACCTTGACGCGAATGGCGAGGTCGTCGCAGTGACAGGTACGATGGTGCCTGACATCGATGTCTCTTCGGCACCATCGCGTAGCGCAGCACAAGCATCGGCTGCCGCCGTCAAATTCGTTGCAGGACCGACACGGGCCAAGGATCTTTCGGCGCGCAACAGTCGCCTTTTGATCTACCGCGAGGGCCTCGCAAAGGGCGTCGACGGCGCCAATCATCTCGCTTATGAGGTCGAGGTTGGCAATGGCGACAATGTGCGCGAATTCGTCTATGTCGATGCGCATAGCGGCAAGGTGATCGAGCAGTTGACAGGCACGCCCGATGCCATGAACCGTCGTGCCTACGATGGCCAGAACCTGCCGTTCGTGCCGCCCACCTATCCTGGAACCCCGTTCTGGGTGGAGGGCCAGGCCTTACCGACCGGCGTTGCGGAAGCGGACAACATGATCGCCGCTTCGAAGGATACCTACGATTTTTATTTCCGTGGATTCGGCCGCGATTCCTTCGACGGCGCTGGCGCGACCATGGACTCGATATTCAACCGTGGCTATGCCTGTCCCAATGCCTCGTGGAACGGCATTTTCATTTCGTTTTGCCCAGGCATGACCAGTGACGACGTGACCGGGCACGAATGGAGCCATGCCTATACGGAATATACGGATGGTCTTATTTATGCTTGGCAGCCTGGCGCACTGAACGAGGCATCGTCGGATATTTTTGGCGAGACGATCGATCGCCTCAACGGGCGCGGCACGGATACACCGGACAACGCGCGCAGTGCGGATGCCTGCACGGTGTTCGGCGGCACGCCGCCACCGACACTGACAATCTCCGGTGGCAGCGCGGCCGGTAGCTACTACGCGCGCGCGTCGGTCAACGAACCGCCGCGACCGTTCACTGTCGGACCAACGCCGATGGCCCTGGCAAGTCCTGCTGGCGCCTGTACGGCTGTGACCGGCGTAGCGGGCAGCATTGCCATCGTTGATTGGACCTTGAACGCAGCAGGTGGCAATGAATGCGGGTCAGGGACGCGCGCGGCCAACGCGCTGGCCGCGGGTGCGACGGGCATCATCTTCGTCGCGCCTCCCGCCGGCCTTCTGAATCTTGGTGCCAGCACGGCGATCGCGAGTGTCGAAGTCACCTACGAGGATGGCGCCAGGATCAAGGGCGGTCTGCCTGCATCGGCAACGATCGAGCTCGGTGTTGGTACCGACAACTCGGTACGTTGGCTGGTCGGCGAAGACGATACGGCCGTTGGTCTCGAAGGCGCACTGCGCGACATGTGGACCCCCGCGTGCTATGGCAACCCGGGCAAGGTATCGGCGCCCGAGTATTCGTGCAGCGCGGCCGACAATGGCGGCGTGCACAACAACTCCGGCGTCGACAACCACGCCTATGCCCTGATGGTCGACGGCGGTGATTACAATGGCCAGTCGATTCGCGGTATTGGCCTGACCAAGGCGGCGCACGTTTATTTCCGTGCGAAGACGCAGTATCAAGGGCCGGCGACCGACTTCGCGGACCATGCCGACGCGCTCGAGCAATCCTGTTCGGATCTGGTGGGCGTCAATCTCGCTTCCTTGACGACCGGCGCACCATCGGGCGAGTCGATTACAGCAGACGACTGCGCACAGGTTGCCAAGTCCATGCTGGCGGTGGAAATGCGGTCGCCGCCCGTGCAGTGCGGCTTCCAGCCATTGCTGGCCAAGGAGCCTCCGGCGCTTTGTCCGGCGGGCACGCGCTATCGGCGCATCTACCTGCAGGACGTCAACAAGGCCAATCCGCGCGAGCTGCGTGATACGGACTGGCGTGCGAGCCATGACGGCACCACGGTCGACTTCACCAGGCGTGACTGGGTGATTGCGACGCAATTGCCGGGTGACCGACGTGGCAAGGCGTTCTTTGGTGCGGATCCGACATTCGGCACCTGTGCTCCCGGTGGCGACGAGACAGCCGTACTGCATCTTGACAGCCCGACCATCGAGCTGGAAGACAAGGTGAAATCACCGCGACTCGCATTCGATCATTGGGTAGCCACAGAAGCGGGCTGGGATGGCGGCAACATCAAGATCAGTGTCAACCGCGGTCCCTGGCAGATCATCAATGCCTCGGACATTATCTACAACCCCTACAACGCGACGTTGTTCACCGCCGCCCAGGGTAATACCAACCCGATTGCCGGAGAGCCGGCCTTTACGGGCACGGATGGCGGCAGTGTTGAAGGAAGCTGGGGCCAGACGATCATCGACCTGTCGCCTTATGCCAAGGCGAAGGACAAGATTCGTCTGCGCTTCGATATCGGCAACGATGGCTGCGGCGGCAACGTCGGCTGGTACGTCGACGATGTCGAAGTGTTCTGGTGTCGTGACCGGTAA
- a CDS encoding metal ABC transporter permease: MNLLDLQNLTILIPALVAGFLVLLSHVPLGQEVLRRGIIFIDLAIAQVVGLGVIASHTLGIEPEGWAAQFAAMTAALLGALLLTWTERKTPELQEALIGVLFVLAATAQILLLASDPHGSEDLKDLLAGQILWVSSEHLTRASVLTALFLIVWFRWREHLGRVGFYVAFALMVTVSVQLVGVYLVFTTLIVPAIATSRTTPKRRLVAGYAMSALGYLVGLGLSAVYDLPSGPVVVVTLAIFGIAAYAVMRPVAQIQATPAGAGTHHY, encoded by the coding sequence ATGAACCTGCTCGATCTGCAGAATCTGACCATCCTCATTCCGGCGCTGGTTGCAGGGTTCCTGGTACTTCTCTCCCACGTGCCGCTCGGCCAGGAAGTGCTGCGCAGGGGCATCATTTTCATCGATCTCGCGATTGCCCAGGTCGTGGGTCTCGGTGTCATCGCAAGCCATACCCTGGGCATCGAGCCCGAGGGCTGGGCAGCGCAATTTGCGGCCATGACCGCCGCCTTGCTCGGCGCGTTGCTCCTGACCTGGACCGAACGCAAGACGCCTGAATTACAGGAAGCCCTTATCGGCGTTCTGTTCGTGCTCGCGGCCACCGCACAAATTCTCCTCCTCGCGAGCGATCCCCATGGGAGTGAGGACCTGAAGGACCTGCTGGCAGGGCAGATACTATGGGTCTCGAGCGAACATTTGACTCGCGCCAGTGTTTTGACTGCCCTGTTCCTGATCGTCTGGTTTCGCTGGCGCGAACATCTCGGTCGAGTCGGCTTCTATGTGGCGTTCGCCCTCATGGTCACGGTGTCCGTGCAACTCGTCGGTGTCTATCTGGTCTTTACCACGCTGATCGTACCGGCCATCGCGACCTCGCGCACAACGCCTAAACGCCGTCTGGTCGCGGGCTATGCCATGAGCGCTCTCGGCTATCTGGTTGGCCTCGGGCTATCGGCAGTCTACGACCTGCCGTCGGGCCCGGTAGTCGTTGTCACACTCGCGATCTTCGGCATTGCGGCCTATGCAGTCATGCGCCCCGTGGCGCAGATCCAGGCCACACCGGCGGGAGCTGGCACACACCACTACTGA
- a CDS encoding aminotransferase class V-fold PLP-dependent enzyme: MNRDLVAALELARSSALDYRARIAQRAPRPAVEFAELEAAFDLPLPQQRRSAEEVVRDLIRAAEPGLMANAGPNFFGWVQGASHPSGVAADWLTSAWGQNAGLYRTSPAAAVAEIVAGRWILDLLDLPRQSLIGFATGATTAGLTCLLVARDRVLAAAGWNLRERGMFGAPAVTVLLGEEAHSTIFAALRYLGFGECNLLRVAVDDQGRMIAAHLAQQLADRRGPKIVVAQAGHINSGACDPLESIAELARAHAAWLHIDGAFGLWARAAPALKSQCRGAELADSWSVDGHKWLQVPYDCAFAIVRDTKAQQESLQIAASYLDQPPEGAYNPSSLVLELSRRARGFTVWTMLQTLGRDGLAELVMHHCRCAGYLRDRLAVESGIKILNDVVLNQLAIAFAVGAPESEQARLTDAVIEAIQRENRSYVGPASWKGLRIMRVSVVSGETEIAHMEILANSILAAWRRIAPAGDADGAPPAGRH, from the coding sequence TTGAACCGCGATCTGGTTGCGGCGCTCGAGCTGGCGAGAAGCTCGGCGCTCGATTATCGCGCGCGCATCGCGCAGCGGGCGCCGCGACCAGCCGTTGAGTTTGCCGAGCTCGAGGCGGCATTTGACTTGCCCCTGCCGCAACAGCGACGTAGCGCAGAGGAGGTCGTCAGGGATTTGATTCGCGCCGCAGAGCCCGGTCTCATGGCCAATGCAGGTCCGAATTTCTTCGGTTGGGTGCAAGGCGCATCGCATCCGTCGGGCGTGGCGGCGGACTGGCTGACCTCGGCCTGGGGCCAGAATGCCGGCCTCTACCGTACGTCGCCCGCGGCCGCAGTGGCCGAAATCGTGGCGGGTCGCTGGATACTGGATCTTCTCGACCTGCCTCGGCAAAGCCTCATCGGCTTTGCCACCGGCGCAACCACGGCGGGGCTCACCTGCTTGCTCGTCGCGCGCGATCGCGTGCTCGCGGCCGCGGGTTGGAATTTGCGCGAGCGTGGCATGTTCGGGGCGCCCGCGGTCACGGTGTTGCTTGGTGAGGAGGCCCATTCGACAATCTTTGCCGCACTGCGCTACCTGGGTTTTGGTGAGTGCAACCTGCTGCGGGTTGCCGTCGATGACCAGGGGCGGATGATCGCCGCACATCTCGCGCAACAGCTTGCGGATCGCCGCGGACCCAAGATCGTCGTGGCGCAAGCCGGACATATCAATTCGGGTGCCTGCGATCCACTCGAGAGCATTGCCGAGCTCGCTCGAGCGCACGCAGCCTGGCTGCATATCGATGGTGCTTTCGGGCTATGGGCGCGCGCGGCACCCGCACTCAAATCACAGTGCCGCGGCGCCGAACTCGCCGATTCCTGGTCGGTCGATGGGCACAAGTGGCTGCAGGTTCCCTACGATTGCGCGTTCGCAATCGTTCGCGACACCAAGGCGCAGCAGGAATCATTGCAGATTGCGGCGAGCTATCTCGATCAACCACCCGAGGGCGCCTACAACCCTTCCAGTCTGGTGCTCGAATTGTCGCGCCGGGCGCGCGGATTCACTGTCTGGACGATGCTGCAGACCCTGGGGCGTGACGGCCTCGCCGAACTGGTAATGCACCATTGTCGTTGCGCGGGGTATTTGCGCGACAGGCTCGCTGTAGAATCAGGCATCAAAATCCTGAATGACGTCGTCCTCAATCAACTGGCAATCGCATTCGCAGTTGGCGCACCGGAGTCCGAGCAGGCACGCCTCACGGACGCGGTCATCGAGGCAATCCAGCGCGAGAATCGGTCCTACGTGGGGCCGGCGAGCTGGAAAGGGCTACGTATCATGCGGGTCTCCGTGGTTTCGGGCGAGACGGAGATTGCGCACATGGAGATTCTTGCCAATTCGATTCTTGCGGCCTGGCGCCGGATTGCGCCGGCCGGTGACGCCGACGGCGCGCCACCGGCCGGGCGGCATTAG